Proteins encoded within one genomic window of Sphingosinicella ginsenosidimutans:
- a CDS encoding murein hydrolase activator EnvC family protein, translated as MRFVILGLVALILAGAGAAASIAPENFAEARREAAAAEARYRALDARARRATDAAERARAQSEALAARIEAAEAGLTLSERRIAAVAQLQAAQRARLAERQRPLAQLTAALETMARRPAALALIQPGTVGDAAHVRALLAATLPEIRRRTADLRAEVARSEALRRQFESARAALAGSRADLAERRGALARFEADQRARSSALSGLATVEADRALAFGEEARALAATIGTRRYQEALAASLAQLPGPSPRPGSGAARPARPRVPYLLPVEGRLVTGVGEISDGGVHARGLTFETAPNAPVVAPANGRILYAARFGSYANVVILDHGRGWASVVTNLASIDVAAGQMVRRGDPLGNAGAGAPRVSIELRHQGQPVPIAGLLAP; from the coding sequence CTGCCGCCGCCGAAGCCCGCTACCGGGCGCTCGACGCCCGCGCCCGACGCGCCACCGACGCCGCCGAGCGCGCGCGCGCCCAGAGCGAGGCGCTCGCCGCGCGGATCGAGGCCGCCGAGGCGGGCCTCACTCTCTCCGAACGCAGGATCGCCGCGGTCGCCCAGCTCCAGGCGGCGCAGCGCGCCCGGCTCGCCGAGCGTCAGCGGCCGCTCGCCCAGCTCACCGCCGCTCTGGAGACGATGGCGCGGCGCCCGGCGGCGCTCGCCCTCATCCAGCCGGGCACGGTCGGCGATGCCGCCCATGTCCGCGCGCTGCTCGCCGCGACGCTGCCGGAAATCCGCCGGCGCACCGCTGATCTTCGCGCCGAGGTCGCGCGTAGCGAGGCGCTTCGCCGCCAGTTCGAATCGGCCCGCGCCGCGCTCGCCGGGAGCCGCGCCGACCTGGCCGAGCGCCGGGGCGCGCTGGCGCGCTTCGAGGCCGATCAGCGGGCCCGATCCTCCGCGCTCAGCGGCCTCGCCACGGTCGAGGCCGATCGCGCGCTCGCCTTCGGCGAGGAGGCCCGCGCCCTCGCCGCCACGATCGGCACCCGTCGCTACCAGGAGGCGCTCGCCGCAAGCCTCGCCCAGCTCCCCGGCCCGTCGCCCCGCCCCGGCAGCGGCGCGGCGCGGCCCGCGCGGCCGCGCGTCCCCTATCTGCTTCCGGTCGAAGGGCGGCTCGTCACCGGCGTCGGCGAGATTTCCGATGGCGGCGTCCATGCGCGCGGCCTGACCTTCGAGACCGCGCCCAACGCGCCGGTCGTCGCGCCCGCCAACGGCCGCATCCTCTATGCGGCCCGGTTCGGGAGCTATGCCAATGTCGTCATTCTCGATCACGGCCGCGGCTGGGCGAGCGTCGTCACAAACCTCGCATCGATCGACGTCGCCGCCGGCCAGATGGTGCGGCGCGGAGACCCGCTCGGCAATGCCGGCGCCGGCGCTCCGCGCGTCTCGATCGAATTGCGCCATCAGGGCCAGCCGGTCCCGATCGCCGGCCTGCTGGCGCCCTAG